A segment of the bacterium genome:
CCCCCTATTAGGGGGGAACTAAAGGGGGTCGATAATATGATTTTTTATTGTATGAAAGCAACTTCGTATAAATACGTTTATGAATCATCCGGGATAGATATTTCTTTCCTTCCATTTTCATGGAAATATCCATGCGTCAGAACACATCATCCTGTTCCGCTAAAACAGATTTCCGCTTTGCGCGCCTGCGGACCGATTCGCGGAGAATATACTCTATCTGACCGTTCAGGCTCCGCAGCTCATCCTGCGCCCAGTTGTTCAACTCGTTCCAGAGCTTCGGATCCATACGCAGCAGTATCGACTTTTTCTCTCCCATGCACCGAACCTTAGTAGAGTGAGCCGGTAT
Coding sequences within it:
- a CDS encoding Arc family DNA binding domain-containing protein codes for the protein MGEKKSILLRMDPKLWNELNNWAQDELRSLNGQIEYILRESVRRRAKRKSVLAEQDDVF